One Castanea sativa cultivar Marrone di Chiusa Pesio chromosome 4, ASM4071231v1 DNA window includes the following coding sequences:
- the LOC142630488 gene encoding formin-like protein 2: protein MPTITSIIVLLCITLFFFTTILATTPHHRHLLHQPFFPPSTTTTTVSPSPSPQPSLSPKQQPKQPFSSTSSTPTTTTTNQNPFFPTYPSPPPPPSPNALATFPANISSLLLPHTTTTTSSSHRHLIAISVSTSLLLLALLSAFSAFLYYRKYTHHTTADEKASLSVSDSIHLYPPHLATSDGTRKPRCSSSLPSHSNSSEFLYLGTLPDSRAPNDETVINSSTLQNSTITHLPPSTQYHKLGSPELKPLPPLPKHNFGPIYRNAEMGSSGNEEEEEEEEEFFSPRGSSGRKDQSPVFNGSSSQRVFNVENFGSRSFNSRTPSYPCSNSASPASSVSNSVSPALNFSPASFKSKSPDSVISFPVPGMVQFPGSAPFRPILTSLPPISLSASSSERGSGNTLNSPARTSDVLGQSSKQSPRMIRSVSNRYVPRKLPPPPPPMPPPRYWEGPAAPRLSREPNSGPPVLVPPTRPVVLQNLAPMSGSEQPQSNENLERHEETPRPKLKPLHWDKVRASSDRAMVWDQLKSSSFQLNEEMIETLFMVNNGNSNMSLKDNGRRLVLPLSSQENRVLDPKKSQNIAILLRALNVTIEEVCEGLLEGNSDTLGTELLESLLKMAPTKEEERKLKEFKDESPSKLGPAEKFLKAVLDIPFAFKRVDAMLYIANFDSEVEYLRRSFETLEVACEELKNSRMFMKLLEAVLKTGNRMNVGTNRGDAHAFKLDTLLKLVDVKGTDGKTTLLHFVVQEIIRTEGSRLAGANQSQPAEKSQQSALRDEVEHRKLGLQVVSGLSGELTNVKKAAAMDSDVLSNEVAKLAEGISKISEVVKLNEELALKETSRKFSESMNVFLKKAGEEIVKIQAQEKVALSLVKEITEYFHGNSAKEEAHPFRIFLVVRDFLSTLDQVCKEVGKVNERTIVGSSRQFPMPVNPTLPPVFPEFNGRQHYGSSDDESSSSS from the exons ATGCCAACCATCACCAGCATCATTGTGTTGCTTTGTATCACActcttcttctttactaccaTTCTTGCCACCACTCCTCACCACCGCCACCTCCTCCATCAACCGTTTTTCCCACCGTCAACTACCACCACAACTGTCTCCccatcaccatcaccacaaCCATCTCTCTCCCCaaaacaacaaccaaaacaacCCTTCTCCTCCACCTCCTCAactcccaccaccaccaccacaaaccaAAACCCATTCTTCCCAACTTACCCTTCGCCGCCACCGCCGCCGTCGCCAAACGCACTCGCCACTTTCCCAGCCAACATCTCCTCACTCCTCCTCCctcacaccaccaccaccacctcctcctcccaCCGCCACCTCATCGCCATTTCCGTCTCCACTTCCCTCCTCCTCCTCGCTCTCCTCTCCGCCTTCTCCGCCTTCCTCTACTACCGAAAATACACTCACCACACCACCGCAGACGAAAAGGCCTCGCTCTCTGTTTCAGACAGTATCCACCTTTACCCTCCGCACCTCGCCACCTCTGATGGAACTCGCAAACCTCGCTGCTCTTCTTCACTTCCTTCACATTCGAACAGCTCCGAGTTTCTCTATCTCGGTACTTTACCCGATTCGAGAGCACCAAACGACGAAACTGTAATAAATTCATCGACTTTACAGAATTCAACCATTACCCATCTCCCACCTTCGACTCAATATCACAAACTCGGGTCCCCTGAGCTCAAACCACTTCCACCGCTTCCAAAACACAATTTCGGGCCGATATATCGGAATGCCGAAATGGGTTCTTCGGGAAatgaagaagaggaggaagaagaagaagagttctTCTCGCCACGAGGATCTTCGGGCCGAAAAGATCAGAGTCCGGTTTTTAACGGGTCGAGCTCGCAAAGAGTGTTCAATGTTGAGAATTTCGGGAGTAGAAGCTTCAATTCGAGAACTCCTTCGTACCCATGTTCGAATTCGGCTTCTCCAGCTAGTTCTGTGTCGAATTCTGTATCCCCTGCTTTGAATTTCAGTCCTGCAAGCTTCAAATCCAAGTCTCCGGACTCTGTGATCAGTTTTCCGGTTCCGGGCATGGTACAATTTCCCGGTTCAGCTCCATTTCGGCCGATTCTGACATCGCTGCCGCCGATTTCTTTGTCGGCTTCGTCTTCGGAGAGAGGTTCAGGGAATACTCTGAACTCTCCGGCGAGGACTTCTGATGTTTTGGGGCAGAGCAGCAAGCAATCTCCAAGGATGATTCGGAGTGTTTCGAACCGGTATGTGCCGAGAAAACTGCCTCCACCGCCACCACCGATGCCGCCACCGAGGTATTGGGAGGGTCCGGCAGCTCCTAGGCTGAGCAGAGAACCCAATTCAGGGCCGCCAGTACTTGTTCCGCCTACTAGGCCTGTGGTGTTGCAGAATTTGGCACCAATGTCAGGTAGTGAACAGCCTCAAAGCAATGAGAATTTGGAGAGGCATGAGGAGACTCCAAGGCCAAAGTTGAAACCTTTGCATTGGGATAAAGTTAGAGCAAGTTCGGATCGAGCTATGGTGTGGGATCAGCTGAAATCTAGCTCTTTCCA ATTGAATGAGGAAATGATTGAGACACTGTTTATGGTTAATAATGGTAATTCCAATATGAGTCTGAAAGATAATGGCCGGCGTCTGGTTCTCCCTTTGTCGAGCCAGGAGAATCGGGTGCTTGATCCGAAGAAGTCTCAGAATATTGCAATTTTGTTGAGGGCACTGAATGTGACCATTGAAGAAGTCTGTGAAGGTCTTTTGGAAG GCAACTCTGATACATTGGGTACAGAACTTCTTGAAAGTTTACTGAAGATGGCTCCTACAAAAGAGGAAGAACGTAAACTAAAAGAGTTCAAAGATGAATCACCCTCTAAGCTAGGCCCAGCTGAGAAATTTCTAAAGGCTGTGCTTGATATACCATTTGCATTTAAAAGGGTGGATGCAATGCTCTACATTGCCAATTTTGATTCAGAAGTAGAATACCTTAGAAGGTCTTTTGAGACTCTGGAG GTAGCTTGTGAAGAATTGAAGAACAGCAGAATGTTCATGAAGCTTCTTGAAGCAGTACTCAAAACTGGGAATCGCATGAATGTTGGCACCAACCGTGGAGATGCCCATGCATTCAAGCTGGACACACTGCTCAAGCTTGTTGATGTTAAGGGAACTGATGGAAAAACCACTCTTTTGCATTTTGTTGTACAGGAAATCATTAGAACTGAAGGTTCTCGTCTCGCTGGTGCCAATCAGAGTCAACCGGCTGAGAAAAGTCAGCAGTCTGCTTTGCGGGATGAAGTTGAACATAGGAAGCTTGGCTTGCAAGTTGTTTCGGGTTTGAGTGGGGAGCTCACCAATGTAAAGAAAGCTGCTGCAATGGATTCAGATGTTCTCAGTAATGAAGTTGCAAAACTTGCTGAGGGAATCTCAAAAATATCTGAAGTTGTGAAACTAAATGAAGAACTTGCATTGAAGGAGACTAGTCGAAAATTTTCAGAGTCAATGAATGTGTTCTTGAAGAAGGCTGGGGAAGAGATTGTAAAGATCCAAGCCCAAGAGAAAGTTGCTCTCTCTCTGGTGAAAGAAATAACTGAGTATTTCCATGGGAACTCAGCTAAAGAAGAAGCTCATCCATTCCGGATTTTCTTGGTGGTAAGGGATTTTCTTTCTACTCTTGACCAGGTATGCAAGGAAGTTGGAAAAGTTAATGAGAGAACTATAGTTGGTTCATCCCGCCAATTTCCTATGCCTGTGAATCCAACCCTTCCACCAGTATTTCCTGAATTTAATGGAAGGCAGCATTATGGCTCCTCAGATGATGAAAGTTCATCCTCATCGTAG